Proteins from one Setaria italica strain Yugu1 chromosome V, Setaria_italica_v2.0, whole genome shotgun sequence genomic window:
- the LOC101775302 gene encoding proteasome subunit alpha type-3, whose amino-acid sequence MSSIGTGYDLSVTTFSPDGRVFQVEYATKAVDNSGTVVGIKCKDGIVLGVEKLVTSKMMLEGSNQRIHSVHRHSGLSVAGLAADGRQIVSRAKSEAASYEKVYGEPISVKELADRVASYVHLCTLYWWLRPFGCGVILGGYDRDGPQLYMIEPSGVSYKYFGAALGKGRQAAKTEIEKLKLSELTCREGIVEVAKIIYGVHDEAKDKAFELELSWVCDESNRQHQKVPNDLLEQAKAAAQAALEEMDAD is encoded by the exons ATGAGCAGCATAGGCACAGGTTACGATCTGTCAGTTACCACCTTCTCTCCGGATGGCCGTGTCTTCCAGGTCGAGTACGCCACCAAGGCTGTCGACAACAGCGG GACTGTTGTTGGAATCAAGTGCAAAGATGGCATTGTCCTG GGTGTTGAGAAGCTGGTAACTTCAAAGATGATGCTGGAGGGGTCCAACCAGAGGATCCATTCAGTGCACCGGCACTCTGGCTTG TCTGTTGCTGGTTTGGCAGCAGATGGCAGGCAAATTGTTTCAAGGGCCAAATCAGAAGCTGCCAGCTACGAAAA GGTCTATGGGGAACCCATTTCTGTGAAGGAATTGGCAGATCGTGTGGCAAGTTATGTTCATCTTTGCACGCTGTACTGGTGGCTGAG GCCTTTTGGTTGTGGTGTTATTCTTGGAGGTTATGATAGGGATGGGCCACAGCTGTACATGATAGAGCCCTCAGGAGTCTCCTAC AAATACTTCGGTGCTGCATTGGGGAAGGGTAGACAGGCTGCAAAAAC TGAGATAGAGAAGTTGAAGCTTTCAGAGCTTACCTGCCGGGAAGGCATTGTTGAAGTTGCAAAGAT AATTTATGGAGTGCATGACGAAGCAAAGGACAAAGCTTTCGAGTTGGAGTTGAGCTGGGTCTGTGACGAATCAAACCGCCAGCATCAGAAG GTACCAAATGATCTGTTGGAGCAGGCCAAGGCTGCTGCTCAGGCAGCTCTGGAGGAAATGGATGCTGACTAA
- the LOC101774892 gene encoding uncharacterized protein LOC101774892, translating into MANPRRAIALHIQTQPPPLPTTTPLPPHSSLGSSLLHFLKRPASFPFLLSLFVLLTWLSLRFHRPSPPPSLGGRPAVVHEPQANLVRFPAELHPTPIARDGRGWLLDPVAAARDAGLPGGAFACLSLHVGQIQPGGLRGNHRHHTCNETFVIWGAKTKFRLENADVKDKGYGEAIIAADEVGIVASTRSTAHALINMDVQPTFFIGCQDTLINPNSSNTDYKVWKDL; encoded by the exons ATGGCGAACCCAAGGAGAGCTATCGCGCTGCACATCCAGACCCAACCGCCGCCTctccccaccaccaccccactgCCGCCGCACTCCTCCCTGGGGTCGTCGCTGCTGCATTTCCTGAAGCGGCCGGCGTCCTTCCCGTTCCTCCTTTCCCTCTTCGTCCTCCTCACCTGGCTCTCGCTCCGCTTCCACCGCCCCTCCCCGCCCCCGTCGCTCGGAGGCCGCCCCGCCGTCGTGCACGAACCCCAGGCCAACCTCGTCCGCTTCCCCGCCGAGCTTCACCCCACCCCCATCGCCCGCGACGGGCGCGGGTGGCTGCTCGACCCCGTCGCCGCAGCCCGCGACGCCGGCCTTCCAG GTGGTGCATTTGCTTGTTTATCGCTGCACGTAGGACAGATCCAGCCAGGTGGTTTGCGTGGCAATCATCGTCACCATACGTGCAATGAGACATTCGTCATCTGGGGTGCAAAGACAAAATTCAGG TTAGAAAATGCTGACGTAAAAGATAAGGGATATGGAGAGGCCATAATTGCAGCTGACGAGGTCGGCATTGTTGCAAGTACAAGATCGACTGCGCATGCCTTGATCAATATGGATGTGCAACCTACCTTCTTCATCGGATGTCAGGATACACTGATAAATCCTAACAGCTCAAATACTGACTACAAGGTCTGGAAAGATCTATGA
- the LOC101776375 gene encoding oil body-associated protein 1A gives MAESCHDVEVPGKPTEVGTALLETATGTIQGFAPVNQIHQHLCAFHFYADDMSRQVEAHHFCAHLNEDVRQCLVFDGPGAGARLIGVEYIVSEPVFLTLPDTEKPLWHTHEFEVKGGVLFMPGVPGVVERRDLEKVCRTYGKTVHFWQVDRGDALPLGLPQIMMALTREGQLRQDLADCVEKKFGVSFQKERENRAYMSGLEHGIHPLANAAGKGLKTEIREVDIPATTTAGAARVFT, from the exons ATGGCGGAATCGTGCCACGACGTGGAGGTTCCCGGCAAGCCGACGGAGGTTGGGACGGCGCTGCTGGAGACGGCGACGGGCACGATCCAGGGGTTCGCGCCGGTGAATCAGATCCACCAACACCTGTGTGCGTTCCACTTCTACGCCGACGACATGTCCCGGCAGGTGGAGGCGCACCACTTCTGCGCGCACCTCAACGAGGACGTCCGCCAGTGCCTCGTCTTCGAcgggcccggcgccggcgcgcggctCATCGGCGTGGAGTACATCGTCTCGGAGCCGGTGTTCCTGACGCTGCCCGACACCGAGAAGCCGCTGTGGCACACCCACGAGTTCGAGGTGAAGGGCGGGGTGCTCTTCATGCCGGGCGTGCCCGGGGTGGTGGAGCGCCGGGACCTGGAGAAGGTGTGCAGGACCTACGGCAAGACCGTCCACTTCTGGCAGGTGGACCGCGGCGACGCGCTCCCGCTCGGGCTCCCGCAGATCATGATGGCGCTCACGCGAGAGGGGCAGCTCCGGCAGGACCTGGCTGACT GTGTGGAGAAGAAGTTCGGCGTGTCGTTccagaaggagagggagaacCGGGCGTACATGAGCGGGCTGGAGCACGGAATCCACCCGCTGGCGAACGCCGCCGGTAAGGGACTCAAGACCGAGATCCGTGAGGTGGACATCCCGGCGACCAcgaccgccggcgccgccagggTCTTCACTTGA
- the LOC101775710 gene encoding calmodulin-3, with the protein MADQLSDDQIAEFKEAFSLFDKDGDGCITTKELGAVMRSLGQNPTEAELQDMITEVDSDGNGTVDFPEFLGLMARKMRDSDSEEELREAFRVFDKDQNGFISAAELRHVMANLGERLADAEVDEMVREADGDGDGSINYDEFVKVMMAKRRSKRTEEKPVRGGKKKPGTSDAGKRPQKCVIL; encoded by the exons ATGGCGGACCAGCTCAGCGACGACCAGATTGCAGAGTTCAAGGAGGCCTTCAGCCTCTTCGACAAGGATGGCGACG GCTGCATCACCACCAAGGAGCTTGGAGCGGTGATGCGTTCCCTGGGTCAGAACCCGACGGAGGCGGAGCTGCAGGACATGATCACGGAGGTGGACTCCGACGGCAACGGCACCGTGGACTTCCCGGAGTTCCTGGGGCTGATGGCGCGAAAGATGAGGGACAGCGACTCGGAGGAGGAGCTCAGGGAGGCGTTCCGCGTGTTCGACAAGGACCAGAACGGCTTCATctcggcggcggagctccggcACGTGATGGCCAACCTCGGGGAGAGGCTGGCCGACGCGGAGGTCGACGAGATGGTCCGcgaggccgacggcgacggcgacgggagcATCAACTACGACGAGTTCGTCAAGGTCATGATGGCCAA ACGGAGGAGCAAGAGGacggaggagaagccggtgcgCGGCGGCAAGAAGAAGCCGGGGACGTCCGACGCCGGCAAGCGCCCCCAGAAATGCGTCATCCTGTGA
- the LOC101763963 gene encoding uncharacterized protein LOC101763963: protein MPPSRLVHLILLATLSLLLAQTLASSSPAPAAATAAGAAAEPGDPCAAADADGDVALCPVRCFRPDPVCGADGVTYWCGCPEAACAGARVARRGYCEVGAGSAPVSGQALLLVHIVWLFVLGAAVLLGFL, encoded by the coding sequence atgccgccctCACGCCTCGTCCACCTCATCCTCCTCGCCACGCTCTCGCTCCTCCTCGCGCAAACCctagcctcctcctccccggcgcccgccgcggcgacggcggcgggggcggctgcGGAGCCCGGGGACCCCTGCGCCGCGGCGGACGCGGACGGCGACGTCGCGCTGTGCCCCGTGCGGTGCTTCCGCCCGGACCCGGTCTGCGGCGCCGACGGGGTCACGTACTGGTGCGGCTGCCCCGAGGCGGCCTGCGCGGGGGCCCGCGTCGCGCGGCGCGGCTACTGCGAGGTCGGCGCCGGCTCCGCGCCCGTCTCCGGCCAGGCGCTGCTGCTCGTCCACATCGTCTGGCTCTtcgtcctcggcgccgccgtcctcctcggcttcctctga